A single Atopobiaceae bacterium DNA region contains:
- a CDS encoding ABC transporter substrate-binding protein — translation MRRDHPIRRFCLAAIVSCLVVGVLALMGCGGSSSDTASTTQAATTAEASTNSGTTVRVASLKGPTSVGLVSFMEKAKAGQCANDYQFTISGTADEIVPKVISGDVDIALVPANVASVLSNKTDGDISIIDINTLGVLSVVTGDSSIKDFSDLAGHTVYMTGKGSTPEYVMEYLLDQAGIADQVTLEFKSEATEVSSALAADPSAIGVLPEPYTTAVTTKNSQLKSVISLTDVWDDVTGGSSQLVTGVTIVRNEFLTAHPDVVQDFITEQSASVDAVNADPAGSAQGVVDAGIVDSVEVAEKAIPNCQLVCITGAKMSKALGGYYNVLYSADPSSVGGSVPTENMYYLG, via the coding sequence ATGCGACGTGACCACCCCATCAGAAGGTTCTGCCTCGCCGCCATCGTGAGCTGTCTCGTGGTGGGCGTCCTGGCCCTTATGGGCTGCGGAGGGTCCTCCTCCGACACGGCGTCCACCACGCAGGCGGCCACCACGGCTGAGGCCTCCACGAACTCCGGCACCACGGTGCGCGTGGCCTCGCTCAAGGGGCCCACGTCCGTGGGGCTCGTCTCGTTCATGGAGAAGGCCAAGGCAGGGCAGTGTGCCAACGACTACCAGTTCACCATCTCTGGCACGGCCGACGAGATCGTCCCCAAGGTCATCTCTGGTGACGTCGACATCGCGCTCGTCCCTGCCAACGTGGCCTCGGTGCTCTCCAACAAGACGGACGGTGACATCTCGATCATCGACATCAACACGCTGGGCGTCCTCTCCGTCGTGACGGGTGACTCGTCGATCAAGGACTTCTCCGACCTCGCGGGGCACACCGTCTACATGACGGGCAAGGGTTCCACGCCCGAGTACGTCATGGAGTACCTGCTCGACCAGGCGGGCATCGCCGACCAGGTCACGCTCGAGTTCAAGAGCGAGGCCACCGAGGTCTCGAGCGCGCTCGCGGCCGACCCCTCGGCCATAGGCGTGCTCCCCGAGCCCTACACCACGGCTGTCACCACCAAGAACTCTCAGCTCAAGTCCGTCATCAGCCTCACTGACGTCTGGGATGACGTCACGGGTGGCTCGAGCCAGCTCGTCACGGGCGTGACCATCGTGCGCAACGAGTTCCTGACGGCGCACCCCGACGTGGTCCAGGACTTCATCACGGAGCAGTCTGCCTCGGTCGACGCCGTGAACGCCGACCCTGCGGGCTCCGCCCAGGGCGTGGTCGACGCGGGCATCGTCGACAGCGTGGAGGTCGCCGAGAAGGCCATCCCCAACTGTCAGCTCGTCTGCATCACCGGCGCCAAGATGTCCAAGGCGCTCGGCGGCTACTACAACGTGCTCTACTCGGCTGACCCGTCCTCCGTGGGCGGCTCGGTCCCCACCGAGAACATGTACTACCTCGGATAG
- a CDS encoding glycosyltransferase family 2 protein — MSKTITFGVPCYNSAEYMDTCISSIIDGSDAADDVQLIIVDDGSTKDDTFAKAQEWETRYPTIVKAVHQENGGHGIAVLKALSLAEGTYFKIVDSDDWLDAAALKELLANLRGFVNHDVRIDLVISNYVYEHVEDARQTFVDYRFALKPDKILTWHDIGHFTMSQNLLMHSLCYRTDILQAGGIPMPAHTFYVDNIYAYVPLPRCKTLYYLDIDLYRYFIGREDQSVNEKVMASRIDQQIRITRIMMHAYHLYDDIDSFHLRSYMVGYFTMMMALCSIFSRLSDKPNAMAECKALWDELREYDSRMYRRASKGVLGLSTNLPTKTGEKVTIGLYRFAQKLVKFN; from the coding sequence ATGAGCAAGACCATCACGTTCGGCGTTCCCTGCTACAACTCCGCCGAGTACATGGACACGTGCATCTCCTCGATCATCGACGGCTCGGACGCCGCCGATGACGTCCAGCTCATCATCGTCGATGACGGCTCCACCAAGGACGACACGTTTGCCAAGGCGCAGGAGTGGGAGACCCGCTATCCCACCATCGTGAAGGCGGTCCATCAGGAGAACGGCGGTCATGGCATCGCGGTCCTGAAGGCCCTCTCCCTCGCCGAGGGAACCTACTTCAAGATCGTGGACTCCGACGACTGGCTCGATGCCGCCGCCCTGAAGGAGCTTCTCGCGAACCTTCGCGGCTTCGTGAACCATGACGTGCGCATCGACCTCGTGATCTCCAACTACGTCTACGAGCATGTGGAGGACGCTCGTCAGACCTTCGTGGACTACCGGTTCGCGCTGAAGCCTGACAAGATTCTCACCTGGCATGACATCGGTCACTTCACCATGAGCCAGAACCTGCTCATGCACTCGCTGTGCTACCGCACCGACATCCTGCAGGCGGGCGGCATCCCCATGCCTGCCCACACCTTCTACGTGGACAACATCTACGCCTACGTGCCGCTCCCGCGCTGCAAGACGCTCTACTACCTCGACATAGACCTGTACCGCTACTTCATCGGCCGCGAGGACCAGTCTGTGAACGAGAAGGTCATGGCAAGTCGCATCGACCAGCAGATCCGCATCACGCGCATCATGATGCACGCCTATCACCTGTACGACGACATCGACTCGTTCCACCTCCGCAGTTACATGGTGGGGTACTTCACGATGATGATGGCACTGTGCTCGATCTTCTCGCGCCTCTCCGACAAGCCGAACGCCATGGCCGAGTGCAAGGCGCTCTGGGACGAGCTCCGGGAGTACGACAGCAGGATGTACCGGCGTGCGAGCAAGGGCGTCCTCGGCCTCTCGACCAACCTACCCACCAAGACGGGCGAGAAGGTCACCATCGGCCTGTACCGCTTCGCCCAGAAGCTCGTGAAGTTCAACTGA
- the pta gene encoding phosphate acetyltransferase has translation MSDFLDRMKKAAAADKKTIVLPEGEDPRTIAAAKAVIEEGLADLVILGDPATIDVPGATVVDPKASDKHEAYAAKLAELRAKKGMTIEQARETVDDNTYFGMMMVKMGDADGLVSGACHSTANTLRPALQIIKTAPGTKLVSGFMMVCVPDCEMGQNGTFLFSDIGLNEYPDADQLSEIAISCGATWKAFMGTEAKVAMLSYSTKGSAKGEYVEKVRNAAAAVNEKAPELACDGELQLDAALIPEVASLKAPDSKVAGQANVLVFPNLDAGNIGYKLVQRLGKAEAYGPLLQGIAKPVNDLSRGCSATDIVGVIAITAVQAQMAAAAE, from the coding sequence ATGAGCGACTTTCTAGACCGTATGAAGAAGGCAGCGGCCGCCGACAAGAAGACGATCGTACTGCCCGAGGGCGAGGACCCCCGTACCATCGCCGCAGCCAAGGCCGTCATCGAGGAGGGCCTTGCCGACCTCGTGATCCTGGGCGACCCGGCCACCATCGACGTGCCCGGCGCCACCGTCGTAGACCCCAAGGCCTCCGACAAGCACGAGGCCTACGCCGCCAAGCTCGCCGAGCTCCGTGCCAAGAAGGGCATGACCATCGAGCAGGCTCGCGAGACCGTGGATGACAACACCTACTTCGGCATGATGATGGTCAAGATGGGTGATGCCGACGGCCTGGTCTCAGGCGCCTGCCACTCCACGGCCAACACGCTGCGCCCCGCACTCCAGATCATCAAGACGGCCCCGGGCACCAAGCTCGTCTCGGGCTTCATGATGGTCTGCGTACCCGACTGCGAGATGGGCCAGAACGGCACGTTCCTCTTCTCTGACATCGGCCTCAACGAGTACCCCGACGCAGACCAGCTCTCAGAGATCGCCATCTCATGCGGAGCCACCTGGAAGGCCTTCATGGGCACCGAGGCCAAGGTCGCCATGCTCTCGTACTCCACCAAGGGCTCTGCCAAGGGTGAGTACGTCGAGAAGGTCCGCAACGCTGCCGCGGCCGTGAACGAGAAGGCCCCCGAGCTTGCCTGTGACGGCGAGCTGCAGCTTGACGCCGCCCTCATCCCCGAGGTCGCCTCCCTCAAGGCACCGGACTCCAAGGTTGCCGGCCAGGCCAACGTCCTCGTGTTCCCCAACCTCGACGCGGGCAACATCGGCTACAAGCTCGTCCAGCGCCTTGGCAAGGCAGAGGCCTATGGCCCGCTGCTCCAGGGCATCGCCAAGCCGGTCAACGACCTCTCGCGCGGCTGCTCTGCCACCGACATCGTGGGCGTCATCGCCATCACCGCCGTCCAGGCCCAGATGGCCGCGGCTGCCGAGTAG
- a CDS encoding ATP-binding cassette domain-containing protein, whose translation MPRRAPARAIARKVGVVAFWLVVWEAASLVVGSPLILAGPLDTAVALGGILTGGRLLGVVGFSFVRIVGGFLVAFVGGLLLGALSARHDLLRELLSPLMSMLKSTPVVCLVVLLLIWFGSANVSAVAVALVVLPAIWFTVVEAVGHLDRDEADMLDVFHVHGLRRLAASSWRQILPYLDSICRTVVGMSWKAGVAAELIGIPMGSMGERIYQSKLLLETADLFAWTAVIIALAFLCEKGFLWLLRRSGSWALAWSVRPSTHVVHPSCASESLAARDADLGHDGVGVLRGLTREFPRGSRTCLLDVSGAGKSTLLRALAGVDEPIAGTVEVPGRTGLSFQGTCLIDELSARGNVALVAGREVSAADIAALLGELLPAEVLDRPVRELSGGQRQRVELVRAMAWPSSAVLLDEPFAGLDVDMHWRAAGFVDTHLGGRTLVVATHDNGDAMALRARVAVPLAPGARPGIK comes from the coding sequence GTGCCAAGGCGCGCCCCCGCTCGTGCCATCGCGCGCAAGGTCGGTGTCGTCGCCTTCTGGCTCGTGGTGTGGGAGGCGGCATCGCTCGTGGTGGGATCTCCGCTCATCCTGGCCGGACCCCTTGACACGGCGGTCGCGCTCGGCGGCATCCTCACGGGCGGTCGGCTCCTGGGTGTGGTGGGCTTCTCGTTCGTGCGCATCGTGGGCGGCTTCCTTGTCGCCTTCGTAGGTGGGCTCCTGCTCGGGGCCCTCTCGGCACGTCATGACCTCCTCCGCGAGCTCCTGAGCCCCCTCATGTCGATGCTCAAGTCCACGCCGGTCGTGTGTCTGGTGGTACTTCTCCTCATCTGGTTCGGGTCGGCCAACGTGTCGGCCGTGGCGGTCGCCCTCGTGGTGCTGCCTGCCATCTGGTTCACGGTGGTCGAGGCCGTTGGCCACCTCGACAGGGACGAGGCGGACATGCTCGACGTCTTCCACGTGCACGGCCTACGTCGTCTTGCCGCCTCGTCGTGGCGCCAGATCCTGCCCTACCTGGACTCGATCTGCCGGACGGTCGTCGGCATGAGCTGGAAGGCCGGTGTTGCGGCCGAGCTCATCGGCATTCCCATGGGCAGCATGGGCGAGAGGATCTACCAGTCCAAGCTCCTGCTCGAGACGGCCGACCTCTTCGCCTGGACGGCCGTCATCATCGCGCTGGCCTTCCTCTGCGAGAAGGGCTTCCTGTGGCTGCTGCGAAGGTCCGGCTCCTGGGCGCTCGCCTGGTCGGTGCGCCCCTCAACCCACGTCGTGCATCCGTCCTGTGCGTCAGAGTCCCTTGCCGCGCGTGATGCCGACCTGGGACATGACGGGGTCGGCGTCCTGCGCGGCCTCACGAGGGAGTTCCCGCGTGGCAGCAGGACATGCCTGCTCGACGTCTCCGGCGCCGGCAAGTCCACGCTGCTGAGGGCACTTGCGGGCGTCGACGAACCGATTGCGGGGACCGTGGAGGTACCCGGGCGTACGGGGCTCTCGTTCCAGGGGACCTGCCTCATCGACGAGCTCTCCGCACGGGGAAACGTCGCGCTCGTGGCAGGTCGTGAGGTCTCGGCGGCTGACATCGCGGCGCTGCTCGGCGAGCTGCTCCCGGCGGAGGTGCTGGACCGGCCGGTGAGGGAGCTCTCGGGAGGTCAGCGGCAGCGCGTGGAGCTGGTACGTGCGATGGCCTGGCCTTCCTCGGCGGTGCTTCTCGACGAGCCCTTCGCTGGCCTTGATGTCGATATGCACTGGCGGGCGGCAGGGTTCGTGGACACCCATCTTGGCGGACGCACCCTTGTGGTGGCGACCCATGACAACGGCGATGCCATGGCGCTCAGGGCGCGGGTGGCGGTGCCGCTTGCGCCGGGCGCGCGCCCGGGAATCAAGTGA
- the glf gene encoding UDP-galactopyranose mutase, which produces MTLQSGLPQDFNAENYDMLVVGAGYAGAVCARSLAEACGWHVAVLERRDHVAGNAYDFYDKDGILVHKYGPHIYHTENDRVHQFLSRFTEWTDYQHKVLANIHGTLMPVPFNHASLKLAFGPERGERLYAKLVATFGENKKVPIMELREKNDADLAEVADYVYENVFLHYTMKQWGKTPDQIDPSITGRVPVFVGDDDRYFPKAPHQGMPADGYTKLFDRLLDHDLIDVFCDVDARDILEVTPSYAMVSGKPYGGEIVYTGPLDELFGLDLGGLPYRTLDMRFETLDQDQFQPVGTVNYTTSEDFTRITEFKNMTGQVVPGKTVIMREYPKAYEPGSGETPYYAILEDGSRALYKRYLDRVEGVSNFHPVGRLAEYRYYDMDGVVASALDLSDELVAAHS; this is translated from the coding sequence ATGACGCTCCAGAGTGGTCTGCCCCAGGATTTCAATGCCGAGAACTACGACATGCTCGTGGTCGGTGCAGGTTACGCAGGCGCCGTCTGCGCGAGGAGCCTTGCCGAGGCCTGTGGCTGGCATGTGGCCGTGCTCGAGCGTCGCGACCACGTCGCGGGCAACGCCTATGACTTCTATGACAAGGACGGCATCCTCGTCCACAAGTATGGTCCGCACATCTATCACACCGAGAACGATCGGGTGCACCAGTTCCTCTCGCGCTTCACGGAGTGGACCGACTACCAGCACAAGGTCCTCGCCAACATCCACGGCACCCTGATGCCGGTCCCGTTCAACCATGCCTCGCTGAAGCTCGCCTTCGGGCCTGAGCGCGGCGAGCGCCTCTATGCCAAGCTCGTGGCGACCTTCGGTGAGAACAAGAAGGTCCCCATCATGGAGCTTCGCGAGAAGAACGACGCCGACCTCGCAGAGGTGGCCGACTACGTCTACGAGAACGTCTTCCTGCACTACACCATGAAGCAGTGGGGCAAGACGCCTGACCAGATCGATCCCTCCATCACCGGCCGTGTCCCCGTGTTCGTGGGCGACGACGACCGGTACTTCCCCAAGGCCCCGCACCAGGGCATGCCTGCCGACGGCTATACCAAGCTCTTCGACCGTCTGCTCGACCATGACCTCATCGACGTGTTCTGTGACGTCGATGCTCGCGACATCCTCGAGGTCACGCCTTCGTATGCCATGGTCTCGGGCAAGCCCTACGGCGGCGAGATCGTCTATACGGGCCCGCTCGACGAGCTCTTCGGGCTCGACCTCGGCGGCCTGCCGTATCGCACGCTCGACATGCGGTTCGAGACGCTCGACCAGGACCAGTTCCAGCCCGTGGGCACGGTCAACTACACCACGAGCGAGGACTTCACCCGCATCACCGAGTTCAAGAACATGACCGGCCAGGTCGTCCCCGGCAAGACCGTCATCATGCGCGAGTATCCCAAGGCCTACGAGCCAGGCAGCGGCGAGACCCCGTACTACGCCATCCTCGAGGATGGGTCGCGTGCCCTCTACAAGCGCTACCTCGATCGCGTCGAGGGCGTCTCGAACTTCCATCCGGTGGGACGCCTCGCCGAGTACCGCTACTACGACATGGACGGCGTGGTGGCATCCGCCCTCGACCTGTCCGACGAGCTCGTGGCCGCGCACTCCTAG
- a CDS encoding peptidylprolyl isomerase, which yields MTCTCRRLRTAPLFAIACACVCCLVALAGCSTASASSSSTASAASTGSGSATTSSSSSCATAAVGDAKYSTGLHHATIEVEGYGTIQVELNASIAPITVSNFARLVDEGFYDGLTFHRVISGFMIQGGDPKGNGTGGSDQCIKGEFSKNGVVNTLSHTRGTISMARSTNYNSASSQFFIMQADNTSLDGQYAAFGHVTSGMDVVDAICANVPTTDSNGTVAAENQPKITSITMVD from the coding sequence ATGACCTGCACGTGCCGTCGCCTCCGCACGGCCCCGTTGTTCGCGATCGCATGCGCCTGCGTCTGCTGCCTGGTCGCCCTCGCGGGGTGCTCGACCGCCTCGGCCTCCTCGTCGTCCACGGCCTCCGCGGCCTCCACCGGCTCCGGCTCGGCCACGACGTCCTCCTCCTCTTCCTGTGCCACCGCGGCCGTCGGCGATGCCAAGTACTCGACGGGTCTCCATCACGCCACCATCGAGGTCGAGGGTTACGGCACCATACAGGTCGAGCTCAACGCCAGCATCGCTCCTATCACCGTCTCGAACTTCGCCCGCCTCGTCGACGAGGGCTTCTACGACGGACTCACGTTCCATCGTGTGATCTCGGGCTTCATGATCCAGGGCGGGGACCCCAAGGGCAACGGCACCGGTGGCTCTGACCAGTGCATCAAGGGTGAGTTCTCGAAGAACGGCGTGGTGAACACCCTGTCGCACACGCGTGGGACCATCTCGATGGCGCGCTCGACCAACTACAACTCGGCAAGCTCGCAGTTCTTCATCATGCAGGCCGACAACACCTCGCTCGACGGCCAGTACGCCGCCTTCGGCCATGTGACCTCGGGCATGGACGTGGTGGACGCCATCTGTGCCAACGTCCCCACGACCGACTCGAACGGGACCGTCGCTGCCGAGAACCAGCCCAAGATCACCTCGATCACGATGGTCGACTAG
- a CDS encoding [FeFe] hydrogenase, group A, protein MVDKKESTMVTLTIDGKDVTVPEHTTILDAAVKAGIRIPTLCYLRDLNEIGACRVCIVEVEGIDQLVASCNNYVLDGMVVHTNSPKVRAARKTNVEFILSQHDSECTSCVRSGNCTLQTLANDLGIFELPYKKHLPHEPWDQSFPLIRNNDKCIKCLRCIQVCEKVQATGIWDIANRASHANVNVAGGVPIDQTDCALCGQCITHCPTGALRERDDTDRVFDALADPDKVVLVQIAPSVRAAWGEPLGLTHEQATVKRLVAALRPMGFDYIFDTDFSADLTIMEEASEFLARVGEAADDPSVKFPMFTSCCPGWVRFVKSHHPELLDQISTSKSPQGMFGAIAKSYYAELMGIDPHKIFSVSIMPCLAKKAECDIPVLNDACGDPDVDCVLTVREVDRMIRAEHVDVCNLEEAEFDSPLGIGTGAGVIFGATGGVMEAALRSAYHFVTGDDPDPDAFSDVRGLDGWKESTFDLAGTTLHVAVASGLGNAERLIEALEAGEVSYDFVEIMACPGGCAGGGGQPIHDGEELAGVRGDVLWGLDKVSDLRMSYQNPSIQACYRDFLDKPLSERAEKLLHTDQFAWLMPGEPDQRGKEGE, encoded by the coding sequence ATGGTAGACAAGAAGGAGAGCACCATGGTGACCCTCACCATCGATGGCAAGGACGTCACGGTGCCGGAGCACACCACGATCCTCGATGCGGCCGTCAAGGCCGGCATCAGGATCCCGACGCTGTGCTACCTGCGCGACCTCAACGAGATCGGCGCCTGCCGCGTCTGCATCGTCGAGGTCGAGGGCATCGACCAGCTCGTGGCCTCATGCAACAACTACGTGCTCGACGGCATGGTCGTGCACACCAACAGCCCCAAGGTCCGTGCGGCCAGGAAGACCAACGTCGAGTTCATCCTCTCGCAGCACGACTCCGAGTGCACGAGCTGCGTGCGCTCCGGCAACTGCACGCTCCAGACTCTGGCCAACGACCTCGGTATCTTCGAGCTCCCGTACAAGAAGCACCTGCCCCACGAGCCGTGGGACCAGTCGTTCCCGCTCATCCGCAACAACGACAAGTGCATCAAGTGCCTGCGTTGCATCCAGGTGTGCGAGAAGGTCCAGGCCACGGGCATCTGGGACATCGCCAACCGCGCGAGCCACGCCAACGTCAACGTCGCAGGCGGCGTGCCCATCGACCAGACCGACTGCGCCCTCTGCGGCCAGTGCATCACGCACTGCCCCACGGGCGCGCTCCGCGAGCGCGACGACACCGACCGCGTCTTCGACGCGCTGGCTGACCCCGACAAGGTCGTCCTGGTGCAGATCGCCCCGTCCGTGCGTGCCGCCTGGGGCGAGCCCCTCGGCCTCACCCACGAGCAGGCCACGGTCAAGCGCCTGGTGGCGGCCCTGCGTCCCATGGGCTTCGACTACATCTTCGACACGGACTTCTCGGCCGACCTCACCATCATGGAAGAGGCCAGCGAGTTCTTGGCCCGCGTGGGCGAGGCTGCCGACGACCCCTCGGTCAAGTTCCCGATGTTCACCTCGTGCTGCCCGGGCTGGGTGCGCTTCGTGAAGTCGCATCACCCCGAGCTGCTCGACCAGATCTCGACCTCCAAGAGCCCCCAGGGCATGTTCGGCGCCATCGCCAAGAGCTACTACGCCGAGCTCATGGGCATCGACCCCCACAAGATCTTCTCGGTGTCCATCATGCCGTGCCTCGCCAAGAAGGCCGAGTGCGACATTCCCGTGCTGAACGACGCCTGCGGAGACCCCGACGTGGACTGCGTCCTCACCGTGCGCGAGGTCGACCGTATGATCCGCGCCGAGCACGTGGACGTGTGCAACCTCGAGGAGGCCGAGTTCGACAGCCCCCTGGGCATCGGTACCGGCGCCGGCGTCATCTTCGGTGCCACCGGCGGCGTCATGGAGGCCGCGCTCAGGAGCGCCTACCACTTCGTCACCGGTGACGACCCCGACCCCGACGCCTTCTCTGACGTCCGCGGGCTCGACGGCTGGAAGGAGTCCACGTTCGACCTGGCGGGAACCACCCTCCATGTGGCCGTGGCGAGCGGTCTGGGCAATGCCGAGCGGCTCATCGAGGCCCTCGAGGCCGGCGAGGTCTCCTATGACTTCGTCGAGATCATGGCCTGCCCCGGCGGCTGCGCGGGCGGCGGTGGCCAGCCCATCCACGACGGCGAGGAGCTCGCCGGCGTCCGTGGCGACGTCCTCTGGGGGCTCGACAAGGTCTCTGACCTTCGCATGAGCTACCAGAACCCCTCCATCCAGGCCTGCTACAGGGACTTCCTCGACAAGCCCCTCTCGGAGCGTGCCGAGAAGCTCCTGCATACCGACCAGTTCGCCTGGCTCATGCCCGGCGAGCCCGACCAGCGTGGCAAGGAGGGCGAGTAG
- the pckA gene encoding phosphoenolpyruvate carboxykinase (ATP) encodes MTLDILRAAGIDCPPEKLHADLTAAELVEWALKRGEGELAVNGSLCVTTGERTGRSPNDRFVVDDPAIHDRVAWGPVNVPIDRAHFSSIRDRAAGRLSDRNLFVVRAMAGADRAHSRKVMVVCELASQALFAHQMLIRPTAAELADYGQPDILVLAAPGLHTDPERDAVHSDAAVILDLARGQIVVAGTAYSGEIKKGVFSFMNWLLPVEDDVLPMHCSANMDQATGETAVLFGLSGTGKTTLSADPFRDLIGDDEHGWSDKGVFNIEGGCYAKTIDLDAAAEPQIYNAISFGSMCENVVIDSHTRRPDYTDGSLTENTRVAYPVEHIDKVNVRGTGQVPSVVLFLACDAFGVLPPISRLSRDGAMYHFLMGFTSKVAGTEQGVKTPQPTFSALFGEPFMPLDPMEYARMLGDRIDRYHTRVYLVNTGWSGGPYGVGSRIKLKVTRALVTAALANSIGDGGWWHDDRLNLDVPRDCPFVKHAMLDPKSTWKDPEAYKAAALTLAEMFEEHRKDRYPDLDADVIAAGPSVS; translated from the coding sequence ATGACCCTCGATATTCTTCGTGCTGCTGGCATCGACTGCCCGCCAGAGAAGCTCCACGCCGACCTTACGGCCGCCGAGCTGGTGGAATGGGCGCTCAAGAGGGGAGAGGGCGAGCTCGCCGTCAATGGCTCGCTCTGCGTGACCACCGGCGAACGTACGGGCCGTTCGCCCAACGACCGCTTCGTGGTCGATGACCCCGCCATCCATGACCGTGTTGCCTGGGGGCCGGTCAACGTCCCGATCGACCGCGCGCACTTCTCGTCCATCCGCGACCGAGCGGCAGGTCGCCTCTCCGACCGCAACCTCTTCGTGGTCCGTGCCATGGCAGGCGCCGACCGCGCGCACTCGCGCAAGGTCATGGTCGTCTGCGAGCTGGCGAGCCAGGCGCTCTTCGCCCATCAGATGCTCATCCGTCCCACGGCCGCGGAGCTAGCGGACTACGGTCAGCCTGACATCCTCGTCCTGGCAGCCCCGGGGCTTCACACCGACCCCGAGCGCGACGCCGTCCATTCCGACGCGGCGGTCATCCTCGACCTTGCTCGCGGCCAGATCGTGGTGGCGGGCACGGCCTACTCCGGCGAGATCAAGAAGGGCGTCTTCTCGTTCATGAACTGGCTGCTCCCCGTCGAGGACGACGTGCTTCCCATGCACTGCTCGGCCAACATGGACCAGGCCACGGGCGAGACGGCCGTCCTGTTCGGGCTCTCGGGCACCGGCAAGACGACACTGTCGGCAGACCCCTTCCGTGACCTCATCGGCGATGACGAGCATGGCTGGTCCGACAAGGGCGTCTTCAACATCGAGGGCGGCTGCTACGCCAAGACCATCGACCTCGACGCTGCGGCCGAGCCTCAGATCTACAACGCCATCAGCTTCGGTTCCATGTGCGAGAACGTCGTCATCGACTCGCATACGCGCCGGCCCGACTACACGGATGGCTCGCTCACCGAGAACACGCGCGTGGCCTATCCCGTGGAGCACATCGACAAGGTCAACGTGAGAGGAACCGGCCAGGTCCCATCGGTGGTGCTGTTCCTTGCCTGTGACGCCTTCGGCGTGCTGCCCCCCATCTCGCGCCTCTCGCGCGATGGCGCCATGTATCACTTCCTCATGGGGTTCACCAGCAAGGTCGCCGGCACCGAGCAGGGCGTGAAGACGCCACAGCCCACGTTCTCCGCCCTCTTCGGCGAGCCGTTCATGCCGCTTGACCCCATGGAGTACGCCCGCATGCTGGGTGACCGCATCGACCGTTACCACACGCGCGTCTATCTGGTGAACACCGGCTGGTCAGGGGGTCCCTATGGGGTCGGCAGCCGCATCAAGCTCAAGGTCACGCGTGCCCTCGTCACGGCCGCGCTCGCCAACTCGATCGGCGACGGAGGCTGGTGGCATGACGACCGCCTCAACCTCGACGTCCCGCGTGACTGCCCGTTCGTGAAGCATGCGATGCTCGATCCCAAGAGCACCTGGAAGGATCCCGAGGCCTACAAGGCGGCGGCGCTTACCCTGGCCGAGATGTTCGAGGAGCATCGCAAGGACCGCTATCCCGACCTGGACGCGGATGTGATCGCGGCAGGGCCGAGCGTCTCGTAA